One segment of Triticum aestivum cultivar Chinese Spring chromosome 2A, IWGSC CS RefSeq v2.1, whole genome shotgun sequence DNA contains the following:
- the LOC123187026 gene encoding F-box/LRR-repeat protein 13 isoform X4, with protein sequence MAGRPPFTNMDRDTAAALRRSGFNPRKLDGAAEQLCTYIYTELLPAPPVSGAPVRGLVITDAAHDPALPAADGVDRLSALPDTLLRHILSRLAVTDAARTAALASRWRRLWLSAEPVLVDTFLRPDDYLWPPTPANTPAITAAVSGILEAHLGPFRCVHLTCSHMGAHRAQLARWLQLLAAKGVQELVLVNRPWPFDVPLPDTLFGISTLVRLYIGLWKLPDTAGLRGASFPHLRELGICTVVMEQGDVDSIVARCPVLEILNIQGCHMGLRLRLVSQSLRCVQVCSSVVESIMVVKAPCLERLVLEGCRHTAAGLSTRVSIADAPKLHSIGSLEPGNHVLEIGGTIIMAGVKVSRSSILTSIRTLSLHVRFAVPSEANMVSTYLQFCPNVVRLHITSRKCSQHTGNLMLNCKLGPTDSAMSRIKVMYFREFRGEQSEIAFLKLFYKSAKVLEAAVVLKEARRGV encoded by the exons atggCCGGGCGGCCGCCGTTCACCAACATGGACCGGGATACGGCGGCAGCCTTGCGGCGCAGCGGCTTCAACCCGCGCAAACTGGACGGAGCCGCGGAGCAGCTGTGTACATACATCTACACCgagctcctccccgcgccgcccgtCTCCGGAGCCCCCGTCCGCGGCCTCGTCATCACCGACGCCGCGCACGAccccgccctccccgccgccgacGGCGTAGACCGCCTCAGCGCCCTCCCCGACACCCTCCTGCGCCACATCCTCTCCCGCCTCGCCGTCACGGAcgccgcgcgcaccgccgcgctCGCCTCGCGCTGGCGCAGGCTCTGGCTCTCCGCGGAGCCGGTCCTGGTGGACACATTCCTCCGGCCCGACGACTACCTCTGGCCGCCCACCCCCGCCAACACGCCGGCCATCACCGCCGCCGTCTCCGGCATCCTCGAGGCGCACCTGGGGCCCTTCCGCTGCGTGCACCTCACCTGCAGCCACATGGGCGCGCACCGGGCCCAGCTCGCGCGCTGGCTGCAGCTCCTCGCCGCCAAGGGCGTCCAGGAGCTGGTGCTCGTCAACCGGCCGTGGCCGTTCGACGTGCCCCTCCCGGACACGCTCTTCGGCATCAGCACGCTCGTCCGCCTCTACATCGGCCTCTGGAAGCTCCCGGACACAGCCGGCCTGCGCGGCGCCTCCTTCCCCCACCTCCGGGAGCTCGGCATCTGCACCGTGGTGATGGAGCAGGGGGACGTCGACTCCATCGTCGCCCGCTGCCCCGTCCTGGAGATCCTCAACATCCAGGGATGCCACATGGGGCTCCGCCTACGCCTCGTCAGCCAGAGCCTACGCTGCGTGCAAGTCTGCAGCTCAGTTGTGGAGAGCATCATGGTGGTGAAGGCTCCATGCCTCGAGCGGCTCGTCCTGGAGGGATGCCGGCACACGGCTGCTGGCCTATCTACCAGGGTCAGCATTGCTGATGCCCCAAAGCTTCATTCGATTGGATCCTTGGAGCCAGGAAATCATGTGTTGGAGATCGGAGGCACTATCATAATG GCTGGGGTAAAGGTGAGCAGAAGCAGCATTCTCACAAGCATCAGGACCCTCAGCTTACATGTACGTTTCGCGGTCCCCAGTGAGGCAAATATGGTTTCAACATATCTCCAATTCTGCCCAAACGTCGTGCGACTGCATATCACG TCCAGAAAATGTAGTCAGCACACTGGTAATCTAATGCTCAATTGCAAGTTGGGTCCCACTGATAGTGCCATGTCGCGCATCAAAGTAATGTATTTCCGTGAATTCCGAGGGGAGCAAAGCGAGATTGCCTTCCTCAAGCTCTTCTATAAGAGCGCGAAGGTGTTGGAGGCTGCAGTG GTCCTGAAGGAGGCAAGGCGTGGAGTTTAA
- the LOC123187026 gene encoding F-box/LRR-repeat protein 13 isoform X3 — translation MAGRPPFTNMDRDTAAALRRSGFNPRKLDGAAEQLCTYIYTELLPAPPVSGAPVRGLVITDAAHDPALPAADGVDRLSALPDTLLRHILSRLAVTDAARTAALASRWRRLWLSAEPVLVDTFLRPDDYLWPPTPANTPAITAAVSGILEAHLGPFRCVHLTCSHMGAHRAQLARWLQLLAAKGVQELVLVNRPWPFDVPLPDTLFGISTLVRLYIGLWKLPDTAGLRGASFPHLRELGICTVVMEQGDVDSIVARCPVLEILNIQGCHMGLRLRLVSQSLRCVQVCSSVVESIMVVKAPCLERLVLEGCRHTAAGLSTRVSIADAPKLHSIGSLEPGNHVLEIGGTIIMFQAGVKVSRSSILTSIRTLSLHVRFAVPSEANMVSTYLQFCPNVVRLHITSRKCSQHTGNLMLNCKLGPTDSAMSRIKVMYFREFRGEQSEIAFLKLFYKSAKVLEAAVVLKEARRGV, via the exons atggCCGGGCGGCCGCCGTTCACCAACATGGACCGGGATACGGCGGCAGCCTTGCGGCGCAGCGGCTTCAACCCGCGCAAACTGGACGGAGCCGCGGAGCAGCTGTGTACATACATCTACACCgagctcctccccgcgccgcccgtCTCCGGAGCCCCCGTCCGCGGCCTCGTCATCACCGACGCCGCGCACGAccccgccctccccgccgccgacGGCGTAGACCGCCTCAGCGCCCTCCCCGACACCCTCCTGCGCCACATCCTCTCCCGCCTCGCCGTCACGGAcgccgcgcgcaccgccgcgctCGCCTCGCGCTGGCGCAGGCTCTGGCTCTCCGCGGAGCCGGTCCTGGTGGACACATTCCTCCGGCCCGACGACTACCTCTGGCCGCCCACCCCCGCCAACACGCCGGCCATCACCGCCGCCGTCTCCGGCATCCTCGAGGCGCACCTGGGGCCCTTCCGCTGCGTGCACCTCACCTGCAGCCACATGGGCGCGCACCGGGCCCAGCTCGCGCGCTGGCTGCAGCTCCTCGCCGCCAAGGGCGTCCAGGAGCTGGTGCTCGTCAACCGGCCGTGGCCGTTCGACGTGCCCCTCCCGGACACGCTCTTCGGCATCAGCACGCTCGTCCGCCTCTACATCGGCCTCTGGAAGCTCCCGGACACAGCCGGCCTGCGCGGCGCCTCCTTCCCCCACCTCCGGGAGCTCGGCATCTGCACCGTGGTGATGGAGCAGGGGGACGTCGACTCCATCGTCGCCCGCTGCCCCGTCCTGGAGATCCTCAACATCCAGGGATGCCACATGGGGCTCCGCCTACGCCTCGTCAGCCAGAGCCTACGCTGCGTGCAAGTCTGCAGCTCAGTTGTGGAGAGCATCATGGTGGTGAAGGCTCCATGCCTCGAGCGGCTCGTCCTGGAGGGATGCCGGCACACGGCTGCTGGCCTATCTACCAGGGTCAGCATTGCTGATGCCCCAAAGCTTCATTCGATTGGATCCTTGGAGCCAGGAAATCATGTGTTGGAGATCGGAGGCACTATCATAATG TTTCAGGCTGGGGTAAAGGTGAGCAGAAGCAGCATTCTCACAAGCATCAGGACCCTCAGCTTACATGTACGTTTCGCGGTCCCCAGTGAGGCAAATATGGTTTCAACATATCTCCAATTCTGCCCAAACGTCGTGCGACTGCATATCACG TCCAGAAAATGTAGTCAGCACACTGGTAATCTAATGCTCAATTGCAAGTTGGGTCCCACTGATAGTGCCATGTCGCGCATCAAAGTAATGTATTTCCGTGAATTCCGAGGGGAGCAAAGCGAGATTGCCTTCCTCAAGCTCTTCTATAAGAGCGCGAAGGTGTTGGAGGCTGCAGTG GTCCTGAAGGAGGCAAGGCGTGGAGTTTAA
- the LOC123187026 gene encoding F-box/LRR-repeat protein 13 isoform X1 has product MAGRPPFTNMDRDTAAALRRSGFNPRKLDGAAEQLCTYIYTELLPAPPVSGAPVRGLVITDAAHDPALPAADGVDRLSALPDTLLRHILSRLAVTDAARTAALASRWRRLWLSAEPVLVDTFLRPDDYLWPPTPANTPAITAAVSGILEAHLGPFRCVHLTCSHMGAHRAQLARWLQLLAAKGVQELVLVNRPWPFDVPLPDTLFGISTLVRLYIGLWKLPDTAGLRGASFPHLRELGICTVVMEQGDVDSIVARCPVLEILNIQGCHMGLRLRLVSQSLRCVQVCSSVVESIMVVKAPCLERLVLEGCRHTAAGLSTRVSIADAPKLHSIGSLEPGNHVLEIGGTIIMFQAGVKVSRSSILTSIRTLSLHVRFAVPSEANMVSTYLQFCPNVVRLHITSRKCSQHTGNLMLNCKLGPTDSAMSRIKVMYFREFRGEQSEIAFLKLFYKSAKVLEAAVVIMADPCFTPFREDVAFSKVWQASEVSRCQLISVHLGTGPEGGKAWSLKNESYFPSEELLPVKIISLGQ; this is encoded by the exons atggCCGGGCGGCCGCCGTTCACCAACATGGACCGGGATACGGCGGCAGCCTTGCGGCGCAGCGGCTTCAACCCGCGCAAACTGGACGGAGCCGCGGAGCAGCTGTGTACATACATCTACACCgagctcctccccgcgccgcccgtCTCCGGAGCCCCCGTCCGCGGCCTCGTCATCACCGACGCCGCGCACGAccccgccctccccgccgccgacGGCGTAGACCGCCTCAGCGCCCTCCCCGACACCCTCCTGCGCCACATCCTCTCCCGCCTCGCCGTCACGGAcgccgcgcgcaccgccgcgctCGCCTCGCGCTGGCGCAGGCTCTGGCTCTCCGCGGAGCCGGTCCTGGTGGACACATTCCTCCGGCCCGACGACTACCTCTGGCCGCCCACCCCCGCCAACACGCCGGCCATCACCGCCGCCGTCTCCGGCATCCTCGAGGCGCACCTGGGGCCCTTCCGCTGCGTGCACCTCACCTGCAGCCACATGGGCGCGCACCGGGCCCAGCTCGCGCGCTGGCTGCAGCTCCTCGCCGCCAAGGGCGTCCAGGAGCTGGTGCTCGTCAACCGGCCGTGGCCGTTCGACGTGCCCCTCCCGGACACGCTCTTCGGCATCAGCACGCTCGTCCGCCTCTACATCGGCCTCTGGAAGCTCCCGGACACAGCCGGCCTGCGCGGCGCCTCCTTCCCCCACCTCCGGGAGCTCGGCATCTGCACCGTGGTGATGGAGCAGGGGGACGTCGACTCCATCGTCGCCCGCTGCCCCGTCCTGGAGATCCTCAACATCCAGGGATGCCACATGGGGCTCCGCCTACGCCTCGTCAGCCAGAGCCTACGCTGCGTGCAAGTCTGCAGCTCAGTTGTGGAGAGCATCATGGTGGTGAAGGCTCCATGCCTCGAGCGGCTCGTCCTGGAGGGATGCCGGCACACGGCTGCTGGCCTATCTACCAGGGTCAGCATTGCTGATGCCCCAAAGCTTCATTCGATTGGATCCTTGGAGCCAGGAAATCATGTGTTGGAGATCGGAGGCACTATCATAATG TTTCAGGCTGGGGTAAAGGTGAGCAGAAGCAGCATTCTCACAAGCATCAGGACCCTCAGCTTACATGTACGTTTCGCGGTCCCCAGTGAGGCAAATATGGTTTCAACATATCTCCAATTCTGCCCAAACGTCGTGCGACTGCATATCACG TCCAGAAAATGTAGTCAGCACACTGGTAATCTAATGCTCAATTGCAAGTTGGGTCCCACTGATAGTGCCATGTCGCGCATCAAAGTAATGTATTTCCGTGAATTCCGAGGGGAGCAAAGCGAGATTGCCTTCCTCAAGCTCTTCTATAAGAGCGCGAAGGTGTTGGAGGCTGCAGTGGTAATCATGGCGGACCCATGCTTCACACCGTTTCGGGAAGATGTAGCGTTTTCCAAAGTGTGGCAAGCTTCTGAAGTCAGTAGGTGCCAACTCATCAGTGTTCATCTGGGTACAGGTCCTGAAGGAGGCAAGGCGTGGAGTTTAAAAAATGAGAGTTATTTTCCATCCGAGGAACTTCTCCCAGTGAAGATCATCAGCCTAGGGCAGTAG
- the LOC123187026 gene encoding F-box/LRR-repeat protein 13 isoform X2 codes for MAGRPPFTNMDRDTAAALRRSGFNPRKLDGAAEQLCTYIYTELLPAPPVSGAPVRGLVITDAAHDPALPAADGVDRLSALPDTLLRHILSRLAVTDAARTAALASRWRRLWLSAEPVLVDTFLRPDDYLWPPTPANTPAITAAVSGILEAHLGPFRCVHLTCSHMGAHRAQLARWLQLLAAKGVQELVLVNRPWPFDVPLPDTLFGISTLVRLYIGLWKLPDTAGLRGASFPHLRELGICTVVMEQGDVDSIVARCPVLEILNIQGCHMGLRLRLVSQSLRCVQVCSSVVESIMVVKAPCLERLVLEGCRHTAAGLSTRVSIADAPKLHSIGSLEPGNHVLEIGGTIIMAGVKVSRSSILTSIRTLSLHVRFAVPSEANMVSTYLQFCPNVVRLHITSRKCSQHTGNLMLNCKLGPTDSAMSRIKVMYFREFRGEQSEIAFLKLFYKSAKVLEAAVVIMADPCFTPFREDVAFSKVWQASEVSRCQLISVHLGTGPEGGKAWSLKNESYFPSEELLPVKIISLGQ; via the exons atggCCGGGCGGCCGCCGTTCACCAACATGGACCGGGATACGGCGGCAGCCTTGCGGCGCAGCGGCTTCAACCCGCGCAAACTGGACGGAGCCGCGGAGCAGCTGTGTACATACATCTACACCgagctcctccccgcgccgcccgtCTCCGGAGCCCCCGTCCGCGGCCTCGTCATCACCGACGCCGCGCACGAccccgccctccccgccgccgacGGCGTAGACCGCCTCAGCGCCCTCCCCGACACCCTCCTGCGCCACATCCTCTCCCGCCTCGCCGTCACGGAcgccgcgcgcaccgccgcgctCGCCTCGCGCTGGCGCAGGCTCTGGCTCTCCGCGGAGCCGGTCCTGGTGGACACATTCCTCCGGCCCGACGACTACCTCTGGCCGCCCACCCCCGCCAACACGCCGGCCATCACCGCCGCCGTCTCCGGCATCCTCGAGGCGCACCTGGGGCCCTTCCGCTGCGTGCACCTCACCTGCAGCCACATGGGCGCGCACCGGGCCCAGCTCGCGCGCTGGCTGCAGCTCCTCGCCGCCAAGGGCGTCCAGGAGCTGGTGCTCGTCAACCGGCCGTGGCCGTTCGACGTGCCCCTCCCGGACACGCTCTTCGGCATCAGCACGCTCGTCCGCCTCTACATCGGCCTCTGGAAGCTCCCGGACACAGCCGGCCTGCGCGGCGCCTCCTTCCCCCACCTCCGGGAGCTCGGCATCTGCACCGTGGTGATGGAGCAGGGGGACGTCGACTCCATCGTCGCCCGCTGCCCCGTCCTGGAGATCCTCAACATCCAGGGATGCCACATGGGGCTCCGCCTACGCCTCGTCAGCCAGAGCCTACGCTGCGTGCAAGTCTGCAGCTCAGTTGTGGAGAGCATCATGGTGGTGAAGGCTCCATGCCTCGAGCGGCTCGTCCTGGAGGGATGCCGGCACACGGCTGCTGGCCTATCTACCAGGGTCAGCATTGCTGATGCCCCAAAGCTTCATTCGATTGGATCCTTGGAGCCAGGAAATCATGTGTTGGAGATCGGAGGCACTATCATAATG GCTGGGGTAAAGGTGAGCAGAAGCAGCATTCTCACAAGCATCAGGACCCTCAGCTTACATGTACGTTTCGCGGTCCCCAGTGAGGCAAATATGGTTTCAACATATCTCCAATTCTGCCCAAACGTCGTGCGACTGCATATCACG TCCAGAAAATGTAGTCAGCACACTGGTAATCTAATGCTCAATTGCAAGTTGGGTCCCACTGATAGTGCCATGTCGCGCATCAAAGTAATGTATTTCCGTGAATTCCGAGGGGAGCAAAGCGAGATTGCCTTCCTCAAGCTCTTCTATAAGAGCGCGAAGGTGTTGGAGGCTGCAGTGGTAATCATGGCGGACCCATGCTTCACACCGTTTCGGGAAGATGTAGCGTTTTCCAAAGTGTGGCAAGCTTCTGAAGTCAGTAGGTGCCAACTCATCAGTGTTCATCTGGGTACAGGTCCTGAAGGAGGCAAGGCGTGGAGTTTAAAAAATGAGAGTTATTTTCCATCCGAGGAACTTCTCCCAGTGAAGATCATCAGCCTAGGGCAGTAG